tctccctctctctctccctctccctctctctccctctctctccctctctccctctctctctccctctctctctccctctctccctctctctctccctctctctctccttctctctctccctctctctctccctctccctctctctctccctctctccctctctctccctctctccccttctctctccttctctctccttctctctctccctctttccccctctccctctctctctctctctccccctctctctctctccctctctccctctctctatctcttttatttatttttccccagagttctacctagttctggatgatggtggtgcaggggattgagcctgggatcttagagcctcaggcaggagagtctgtgtgcatagccattatgctgtctaccctgcccaTACAGCACAGTTCTTATGAGAGTGGGAATGACTAGGCGGAAATGGGAAGGCAGATGACTGGCATGTGCCCCTAAGAATAAAGAGCTATAGTGACCGGCATAGACACCTTCAAGGGAAGATCAGAGGCTGGGCGGTTAGCGTTACAGCATAAGGACACCCTGACTGGAGCTCAGGGGCTGAGGAGCTAGACGGTGTCATGTTTctctgttttgctttgctttgctttgctttgctttgcttagtTATTTCACAGTGATTTGCAGAACTGTAAGATTTGGGGGCAGGGTGTCATTTCACATCAGACCTGCATGTGTAGGTCCccgaaccccccccacccccggccatgtgcgccaccaccacccccccagtaACTGGCAGAGTTCTCTGAGCCCTGTCCTTTGATTCTGTCTACAGAGCAGAGGGACATGGGAGACGGCGTGTTtccccagcccagccgtgtgctGTCCACGCCTCGCTCTCTGTTCATACCGACCATCCAGGGGGGCGGTGAAGAGCCCACCACCAGCTTCGACTACGGCGAGGAGAGTGAGCCCTGCCGGAAGAGCGACGTGCGCCAGATTGCGGCCGGGCTGCTGCCTCCGCTCTACTCGCTGGTGTTCATCTTCGGCTTCGTGGGCAACCTGTTGGTGGTGCTCACGCTCGTCAACTGCAAGAAGCTCAGGAGCATGAGTGACATCTACCTGCTCAACCTGGCCCTGTCAGACCTGCTCTTCCTGCTCACCATCCCCTTCTGGGCTCACTACGCCGCCGGCCAGTGGGTGCTGGGGGGCACGATGTGTAAACTCTTCACGGGACTCTACCACGCCGGCTACTTTGGCGGCATCTTCTTCATCATCCTCCTGACCATCGATCGGTACCTGGCCATCGTCCACGCCGTGTTTGCCTTGAGAGCCCGCACGGTCAGCTGTGGGGTGGTGACAAGTGTGGCCACCTGGGCGGTGGCTGTGTTGGCCTCTGTCCCAGGAGTCATCTTCACCAAGTCAGAAGAGGATGACACCAGGGTGTCCTGTGGCCCGCATTTCCCGCTCCAGTGGAAGAACTTCCACGCGGTCACGAGGAGCATCTTGGGGCTGGTCCTGCCGCTGCTGGTCATGGTCACCTGCTACTCGGGCATCCTGAGGACCCTGCTCCGTTGTCGCAacgagaagaagaagcacaaggcCGTGAGGCTCATCTTCACCATCATGATCGTGTACTTTCTCTTCTGGACCCCCTACAACATCGTCCTTCTGCTCAGCACCTTCCAGGAGGCCTTTGGGCTGAACAACTGTGAGAGCAGCAGCCGCCTGGACCGGGCCATGCAGGTGACCGAGACCCTGGGGATGACTCACTGCTGCATCAACCCCGTCATCTACGCCTTCGTGGGGGAGAAGTTCCGCAGGTACCTCTCGGTGTTTTTCCGAAAGCACGTCGCCAAGCACCTCTGCAAGCGGTGCCCGGTCTTCTACCGGGAGACGGCAGACGGAATCAGCTCCACGTATACCCCGTCCACGGGGGAGCAGGAAGTCTCGGCCGGCTTGTAAACAGGAGGCAGTGTGCAAgccattctacttttttttaaaaagagagagagagagtgatctaCAGATGGTGATCAGCTTCAATCTATTCTTCAAGGGCCTGCAGAAGACTAGAAACCAGGCCTCTTCACAGGTGCCCGAGACCTAGGGCTTGTGTGTATCAAGACAGATTCATGTCACTCCTTGTAGAGCTAATGTGTCCTCAGGTAATATTTCTGAATGATGTAGAGAGAGGCTCTGACTATCTGTAGAAGGTCTCTCAGTCCCCGCGAGGCCACGCCACCTTGTGTTAACGTTCTATTTTCTGAAGTCTTCACTCTTACTGACCTCACCCACTTTCTCTGGTCGGATCATTCCAattttaccaattttttttttatctaagacTTGGCTGGAGGTGAGGAGAAGGTGAGACAGACAGAAGATGAACAGGACAGGAGTTGAGGACATGAGCAGACAGGACAGAGTACGGACGGTGTGGAGAGAGTTCTGCGAAGCCATGCTGCCTTTGTCCCCTCTCCCATCAGAGTGGTGCTGGAAGGCTCCAGCAGGTCACGACAACTGGGAACTAGAGTCCCTTTCTGGGCACTGGTCTGAAGAGCCTCCCCTGCATGTGTCCACCGCGCTGACCTGCCCTCTGACGCTTCCTCTCTGGCAGCTGGGCTCCCTGCCTTTGAAACCAACTACTCATCACACTCCACTGGGTCACATCCACCCTCTTCCGAAAATACACCCTGGAAGTTATTTTATAATCAGGAAATCATAGTGTGTTTCATCTACAGGTTATGTAGTGGGGCCAGGGAGGCTGCCCAGGGTAGGATACCAGCCTTGCCTGTGCAAGACTCTGAGTCAGATTCATGACACCCTGTGAGAGCAACAAAGACGAAACAGATAAagaaaactccatggatggtggagagcaatttctctatctcaatcactcaaaaaaaattaaaattaaatggtcggggtggtggcacacctggttgagcctgcatgttacaatgtgcaagaggccgggtttgagcccctggtccccacctgcagggggaaagctccacgagtggtgaagcagggctgcgggtgtctctctgtctctctccctctctatctccccctggctCTTAattcttggctgtctctatccaatagataataaagataatcataaaaattaaaataataaaattaaagtatgtGTAGTCTACACTGAACGTTAAAGGGTAAAAGTCCTCTGGTGTCATTCTGGATAGGGATAGTGGTTACTGGGGTGGGGCAGGACTCATGGGTGCCGACATCAGCTGTGGAAGGGTCGAGGGAGCACAGAGAGGGCAGCAGAATCAGCTGTGGGGTGAGACCAGGAGGCAGCTGTCAGAACCTGGGAAGACCTGCATGTCTGGGCTGGCCGCGTCTGCTTCCCTCCCTGGCCTTCTCAGCACCCACAACACACAGTCCTTATCACGCAACCCTTGCTCCTTGGGATTCAAGGGCCTGGAGATTAGACAGAGGCCCCAGCGTTGGAACCCAGCTTTCTCACTGTCTACAGAACCAGGCAAGAAGGACCTCAAAGAAGAAAGCCATCAATGCTTGAGGTAGAAAAAGTGTTTCTCTAAGTGCCTTGCACCCCTAACTGTAAGGTCAGGTATAGAGTTTTgttgttctctttattttatgtaagctaaaaataaaaattaaaaccaaacACTGGAAATGGAgcagggttttattttattttaaagttattatcATGCATGGAAATAACTGTGCTGGTCCTGGGCGCGGTCCCGGTGTTGGACATGGGTTTCCTGGAACATGCGCGGTGTCTGGGAGGCTGTGATTCAGCACAGACAGCTGGGAGAGCTGACAGCCCGTCTCCTGCAGTTTAATGATGGCAGCGATCGGCTCGCACATGCTTCACAGAGGtcagtttcaccacctgtgacgtgtctcccccgcaggtggggagccgggggcttgaacccagatccttgtgtgggtccttgtgctttgtactatgtgcacttcacctgatgcaccactgcctgacccccaaaagtATATTTTGTGTCACTATAAAATAAAGGATATGATTagaggccagttggtggtgcatctggttgagccctCGTctaacagtgctcaaggatccaggttcaagcccccaggccccacctgcaggagggaagctttgcaagtagtgaagcaaggctgcaggtgtctctctgtctccttctctatttcccccttcctcccaatttctggctgtctctataaaataaataagagttttttttaattaaaaataggagtcgggcagtagcgcagcaggttaagtgcaggtggtccaaagcgcaaggaccggcacaaggatcctggttccaacccccagctccccatctacaggggagtcgcttcacagacggtgaagcaagtctgcaggtgtctgtctttctctccccctctctgtctcccctcctctctctattgttctctgtcctatccaccaacaacaataataactacaaaaataaaacaagggcaacaaaatggaatgaataaatatttttaaaaagaataagaaagaaattaaaaataaaggatttAATCATACCTGATACTCCAGTGCTCTGCAGACAGACATCCCTGTAAGTGTTCAGCCCACCCCTCCTTTGGTCAGTAGAAATTCCTAAACCAAGTGGGCCCTTGACCATAGACTCGACATTTAATGGAGGCGGGAGAAGCCCCCTGAAGCAAGTGCAGACTTGTTCCTGGCTGGAAGACACAGCTGTAGGCCCGCAAGGTAGCACATCTGGACAGGTGCCTCCCGGGCCGTGTGCCTGGCCCAGACCTGAGCCTGGAGcccatcctctctctgtctcttttcccatcTGAAAAATTCGGTCCAGAGCAGTGACCCACCCATGAGGAAAGTCAGTCAAT
The DNA window shown above is from Erinaceus europaeus unplaced genomic scaffold, mEriEur2.1 scaffold_856, whole genome shotgun sequence and carries:
- the CCR2 gene encoding C-C chemokine receptor type 2: MGDGVFPQPSRVLSTPRSLFIPTIQGGGEEPTTSFDYGEESEPCRKSDVRQIAAGLLPPLYSLVFIFGFVGNLLVVLTLVNCKKLRSMSDIYLLNLALSDLLFLLTIPFWAHYAAGQWVLGGTMCKLFTGLYHAGYFGGIFFIILLTIDRYLAIVHAVFALRARTVSCGVVTSVATWAVAVLASVPGVIFTKSEEDDTRVSCGPHFPLQWKNFHAVTRSILGLVLPLLVMVTCYSGILRTLLRCRNEKKKHKAVRLIFTIMIVYFLFWTPYNIVLLLSTFQEAFGLNNCESSSRLDRAMQVTETLGMTHCCINPVIYAFVGEKFRRYLSVFFRKHVAKHLCKRCPVFYRETADGISSTYTPSTGEQEVSAGL